A genomic segment from Gilvibacter sp. SZ-19 encodes:
- a CDS encoding phosphoadenosine phosphosulfate reductase family protein encodes MSLIPPEKLSLFNKNLLNESPIEIIRFVLELSSNPVLTTSFGKYSEVLIQAVTAQNPQIKVLWCDTGYNTMQTYEHSSLLCEKYKLDLSVCIPKYTRGHSEYLWGTPGLDNPNHQKLTQVLKLDPIEAAFRAIQPDLWFTNIRKGQTAFRDQLDVLSLSPQGILKVSPFFHFSDSQLEAYAQRHGLVLNELYYDPIKALSKRECGIHFSN; translated from the coding sequence ATGAGTCTTATACCTCCTGAGAAGCTGTCGCTGTTCAACAAGAATCTTTTGAATGAATCTCCAATAGAGATCATAAGATTTGTACTAGAGCTAAGTTCGAATCCAGTGCTAACAACTAGTTTTGGAAAATACTCGGAGGTTTTAATACAAGCAGTAACGGCACAGAATCCGCAGATAAAGGTCCTCTGGTGTGATACCGGATATAATACAATGCAGACCTATGAGCACAGTTCCTTGCTATGCGAGAAATATAAACTAGACCTCAGTGTTTGTATCCCTAAATATACCCGGGGGCACAGCGAGTATCTATGGGGTACACCTGGTCTGGACAATCCGAATCACCAGAAATTAACCCAGGTCCTTAAGTTAGATCCTATAGAAGCTGCTTTTAGGGCAATTCAACCAGATCTGTGGTTTACTAATATTCGCAAAGGGCAGACGGCTTTCAGAGATCAATTGGATGTTCTGAGTCTGAGTCCGCAGGGAATACTGAAAGTGAGTCCATTTTTCCATTTTTCCGACTCGCAACTCGAGGCCTATGCGCAAAGGCATGGTTTAGTTCTCAATGAGCTTTATTACGATCCTATAAAAGCATTGTCTAAAAGAGAATGCGGTATCCACTTTTCGAATTAG
- a CDS encoding Rrf2 family transcriptional regulator: MLSRKTKYGLKALAFLAKWQDDSPVQISVISESENISQKFLESILLTLRKAGFLSSKKGKGGGYYLLKDASEIRIANVYRILEGPIAMVPCVSLNFYEKCDDCPDEDACSVHRLMIQVRDNTLSILENTTLADLITEE; encoded by the coding sequence ATGCTCTCTAGGAAAACCAAATACGGATTAAAAGCCCTTGCTTTTTTGGCTAAGTGGCAGGACGACAGTCCTGTACAGATCTCTGTGATCTCCGAATCCGAGAATATCTCCCAGAAATTCTTAGAAAGTATTTTGCTCACCCTACGCAAGGCGGGATTTTTGAGTTCCAAAAAGGGGAAAGGCGGCGGATATTATTTACTTAAAGATGCCAGTGAGATTCGTATTGCCAATGTTTATCGCATTTTGGAAGGACCTATTGCCATGGTCCCCTGTGTTAGCTTGAATTTTTATGAAAAATGCGACGATTGTCCAGATGAAGACGCTTGTAGTGTGCATCGTCTTATGATTCAGGTTAGAGATAATACCCTTTCCATTTTAGAAAATACAACCCTGGCCGATCTAATCACCGAAGAATAA
- a CDS encoding OsmC family protein, protein MQVRLQRKNDEYLFHGTGKTGVAIPIDNTSEANATGASPMELLLMGIGACSAIDVVAILKKQRQRIEDYSMEVNGTRHEVEGAKPFKAVEVIIKLEGEIDPAKALRAADLSFTKYCSVSLTFEPQVPVTYSVMVNGQLIQE, encoded by the coding sequence ATGCAAGTACGCCTTCAGCGCAAAAACGACGAATATCTATTTCACGGTACAGGAAAAACAGGAGTGGCAATTCCTATTGACAATACCTCAGAAGCCAACGCCACGGGAGCAAGTCCTATGGAATTATTACTAATGGGCATTGGAGCCTGTAGCGCTATTGATGTGGTTGCAATACTCAAGAAACAACGCCAACGCATTGAGGATTATTCCATGGAGGTGAATGGTACGCGTCACGAGGTTGAAGGCGCTAAGCCCTTTAAAGCTGTGGAAGTGATCATAAAACTCGAAGGTGAGATAGATCCGGCCAAGGCTTTGCGCGCCGCAGACTTGAGCTTCACCAAATACTGTTCGGTCTCTTTGACCTTTGAGCCTCAGGTCCCGGTGACCTACAGTGTAATGGTCAATGGGCAATTAATTCAAGAATAA
- a CDS encoding aspartate kinase — MSLVKAPDNILIPTSKIDLDKIRNKQIHLFIIGHGQVGGLLIDQLIAEREKLKRRRRIDLAVVAVANSSTVLFDKDGLDKDWRSRKQEQGESYTIPQLIERAHRHGLYNTIMVDNTASPSFVLNYLPFIEAGFSLVSSNKVANTLGMEFYENLRERLAKRQQDYLYETNVGAGLPLIDTIKLLHLSGENITQIRGVFSGSLSYIFNRFSAEQIAFHKVLEAAIAKGYTEPDPREDLCGNDVARKLLILARELALHCEFDEVAVENLIPEPLRGLPTTAFLDDLPALDAHFESVRACCDKDEVLRYVATLDGDLADDFGAQMFVRLEAVPKNSMLGQLQGSDSIFEIYTESYGSNPIVIQGAGAGPQVTARGVFGDILRISERVSA; from the coding sequence ATGAGCTTAGTAAAAGCCCCCGATAATATTTTAATTCCTACTTCTAAGATCGATCTGGATAAGATCAGAAACAAGCAGATTCATTTGTTTATCATAGGTCACGGACAAGTTGGTGGACTACTTATAGATCAATTGATCGCCGAGCGAGAAAAGCTTAAAAGACGGCGCAGAATTGACCTCGCAGTGGTAGCCGTGGCCAATTCAAGTACTGTATTATTCGATAAAGATGGCCTTGATAAGGACTGGCGAAGTCGTAAGCAGGAGCAAGGCGAGTCCTATACAATTCCACAGCTGATAGAAAGAGCACATCGACATGGACTATACAATACCATAATGGTAGATAATACGGCAAGCCCAAGCTTTGTGTTGAACTATTTGCCTTTTATAGAAGCTGGATTCTCTTTGGTCTCGAGTAATAAAGTAGCCAATACTTTGGGCATGGAATTCTATGAAAATTTGCGAGAAAGGCTAGCCAAAAGGCAACAGGATTATTTATATGAGACCAATGTAGGTGCGGGGTTACCACTAATAGATACAATTAAACTACTGCATCTTTCTGGTGAGAACATTACCCAGATCCGAGGTGTTTTCTCGGGTTCCTTGAGTTATATTTTCAATCGTTTCAGCGCAGAGCAAATTGCTTTTCACAAAGTATTAGAGGCCGCTATTGCCAAAGGCTATACCGAACCAGATCCGCGTGAAGATCTATGTGGGAACGATGTGGCCCGGAAGCTTTTGATTTTGGCTAGAGAGCTCGCCTTACATTGCGAGTTTGACGAAGTAGCCGTAGAAAACCTGATCCCGGAACCCTTAAGAGGACTACCTACCACTGCCTTTCTAGATGATCTTCCTGCTTTGGATGCTCATTTTGAAAGTGTTCGCGCTTGCTGTGATAAAGATGAGGTGTTGCGCTATGTCGCCACCTTAGACGGAGACCTTGCTGACGATTTTGGTGCACAAATGTTTGTCCGGTTAGAGGCGGTGCCTAAGAATAGTATGCTCGGTCAGTTACAAGGAAGTGATTCTATATTCGAGATATATACAGAGAGTTATGGGTCTAATCCGATAGTGATTCAAGGAGCAGGGGCGGGGCCACAGGTAACCGCACGCGGAGTCTTTGGCGATATTTTGCGCATTAGCGAAAGAGTTTCTGCTTAA
- a CDS encoding alpha/beta fold hydrolase, which yields MKDLQKISIKRHVAAVDAPFDFVSYQLFGPALHTAPVVLVLHALSGNSSVCGPQGWWNGLIGDDQTIDTKKFTVLAINVPGNGYDGQLLDNPYAFRLKNVASWVLAALDEFGLKDLYAVIGGSLGGCLAWQLVALRPDLCKHLIPVAAHWKASPWVVAQGMVQDRILSNSKEPLFDARVHAMTFYRNPNAFAVKFGSDDSLKAAASVYDWLHFHGNSLKDRFTLKAYKFMNWLLTTHDCTNNDRSIEMVMRAFKGELHLIGIQDDLLYSETDIEQTASLARALGVQVHHHRLISTQGHDAFLIEQEQLGSFIASVFAGTTLKNDSYELSKSPR from the coding sequence ATGAAAGATTTACAGAAAATTTCTATAAAACGGCATGTTGCGGCAGTGGATGCGCCTTTTGATTTTGTCAGTTACCAACTTTTTGGCCCGGCGCTGCACACAGCACCTGTTGTACTTGTATTACACGCCTTGAGTGGAAACTCTTCGGTCTGTGGTCCTCAAGGATGGTGGAACGGACTCATAGGAGACGATCAAACAATAGATACTAAGAAGTTTACTGTTCTCGCTATTAATGTGCCTGGGAACGGATATGACGGACAACTGTTGGACAATCCTTATGCCTTCCGATTAAAGAATGTTGCTTCTTGGGTATTAGCTGCGCTGGATGAGTTCGGTCTAAAGGATCTCTATGCAGTAATTGGCGGTTCCTTAGGAGGATGTTTGGCTTGGCAGCTCGTTGCCTTGCGCCCTGACTTATGCAAGCATCTCATTCCTGTTGCGGCTCATTGGAAAGCCAGCCCATGGGTAGTAGCACAAGGTATGGTCCAAGATCGGATTCTTTCCAATTCAAAGGAACCTTTGTTCGACGCCCGAGTACACGCCATGACCTTTTATCGGAACCCGAATGCGTTTGCTGTGAAATTTGGCAGTGATGACAGCCTAAAAGCTGCAGCGTCCGTTTATGATTGGTTGCATTTCCATGGGAATTCCCTAAAGGATCGCTTTACACTCAAGGCCTACAAATTCATGAATTGGTTGTTGACCACCCACGATTGTACGAACAATGATCGCAGTATAGAAATGGTCATGCGCGCCTTTAAAGGAGAGTTACATTTAATAGGGATTCAAGACGACCTGCTCTACAGCGAAACAGATATTGAACAAACCGCTTCACTTGCAAGAGCTTTGGGAGTGCAAGTACATCACCACCGTTTGATCTCCACACAAGGGCACGACGCTTTTCTGATCGAACAAGAACAACTCGGCAGCTTTATTGCATCGGTCTTTGCCGGGACCACCTTAAAAAATGATAGTTATGAGCTTAGTAAAAGCCCCCGATAA
- a CDS encoding O-acetylhomoserine aminocarboxypropyltransferase/cysteine synthase family protein yields MSTSKFATAALHAGHDTTNHGGTRAVPIYQSTSYVFDNSDHAANLFNLSETGYIYTRINNPTCDILEQRLAALEGGIAAVTTASGTAAIATTLQTLLRAGDHIVASNSLYGGTFNLLNVTLPRLGITTTFVDPAEPDSFTAAVQENTRAIFIESLGNPKLDVLDIEQIAAQAKAAKVPLIVDNTVATPYLLNPIAHGANIVIHSLTKYINGNGTALGGVVVDAGTFDWTNGKFPEFTEPSPGYHGLVYAEVLKEASFIAKLRIEGLRDFGAALSPFNAFQILQGLETLEIRIKKHSSNALALAKWLQGQEEVAWVNYPGLQESDYYPLAQKYLPEGQSGIVTFGLKGGYEAAKKAVDATQIFSLLANIGDTKSLIIHPASTTHQQLSEAEQQSTGVTQDLIRLSVGLENVDDLIGDLQQAFAKVQSPQPVATN; encoded by the coding sequence ATGAGTACCTCAAAATTTGCGACCGCAGCCTTGCATGCCGGTCATGACACAACCAATCACGGCGGAACCAGAGCCGTGCCTATTTATCAATCTACCAGTTACGTTTTTGACAACAGTGACCATGCAGCCAACTTGTTCAATTTGAGTGAGACCGGTTACATCTACACCCGAATCAATAACCCAACCTGCGATATACTAGAACAGCGACTCGCTGCTCTAGAAGGTGGAATTGCTGCGGTGACCACTGCCTCAGGCACTGCGGCCATTGCCACCACTTTACAAACGCTTTTACGTGCTGGTGACCACATTGTTGCTTCCAACAGCCTTTACGGGGGGACTTTCAATTTGCTGAACGTTACCTTACCGCGCTTAGGGATCACCACAACCTTTGTAGACCCTGCTGAACCCGATAGTTTCACCGCTGCGGTTCAAGAAAATACCCGAGCTATCTTTATAGAATCCTTGGGGAATCCAAAGTTGGATGTTCTAGACATCGAACAGATAGCAGCCCAAGCTAAAGCAGCTAAAGTTCCACTAATTGTAGACAATACCGTAGCGACGCCTTATCTTTTAAACCCTATTGCCCACGGAGCGAACATTGTAATCCACTCGCTTACCAAATACATCAACGGCAACGGGACCGCTTTAGGTGGCGTTGTGGTAGATGCCGGTACCTTTGATTGGACCAATGGTAAGTTCCCAGAGTTTACAGAACCCTCTCCCGGATATCACGGTTTGGTTTATGCAGAAGTGCTTAAAGAGGCTTCCTTTATTGCCAAGCTTCGCATTGAAGGACTTCGCGATTTCGGCGCAGCCTTGAGCCCGTTCAACGCCTTCCAGATCTTACAAGGACTGGAGACCTTGGAGATTCGAATCAAGAAGCATTCGTCCAATGCTTTAGCGCTTGCCAAATGGCTACAAGGTCAAGAAGAAGTTGCTTGGGTGAACTATCCTGGTTTGCAAGAGAGCGATTATTATCCACTCGCCCAAAAGTACCTGCCGGAAGGTCAAAGCGGTATAGTGACCTTTGGGTTAAAGGGCGGATATGAAGCTGCTAAAAAGGCAGTAGACGCGACTCAAATATTCTCTTTACTCGCCAATATTGGAGATACCAAGTCTTTGATCATCCATCCGGCCAGCACAACGCATCAACAACTTTCTGAAGCCGAGCAGCAATCCACAGGGGTAACCCAAGATCTGATCCGCCTCTCCGTTGGCTTGGAAAATGTGGACGATCTGATAGGCGACCTGCAACAGGCTTTTGCCAAGGTACAAAGCCCACAGCCTGTTGCTACAAACTAA
- a CDS encoding DUF1080 domain-containing protein, with protein MKHIYQLSLGLVCCGFLIACNQNAEAQTEADPQKEETTEEVAQEPTDPKETEQWEPVPAEIDPVGNNGVPSDAIVLFDGTNLDAWESAKDGSAAQWIINGDGSMTVKDKTGDIQTKQSFGSVQLHIEWRSNPDNKADGQARSNSGVFLQNRYEVQVLDNNDNPTYVNGQAGSIYKQSPPLVKAAVPTGEWNTYDIIYHAPEFDEAGNKTKSATITVLHNGVLIQDHFEILGTSEYIGWPKNEAHGKAPIKLQDHQDMSGVSYRNIWVRELD; from the coding sequence ATGAAACATATTTATCAATTAAGTTTAGGTCTTGTTTGCTGTGGATTTTTAATTGCCTGCAACCAGAATGCAGAAGCGCAAACCGAGGCCGATCCGCAGAAAGAAGAAACCACTGAAGAGGTTGCCCAGGAGCCTACAGATCCTAAAGAAACGGAACAGTGGGAACCTGTGCCGGCAGAGATCGATCCGGTGGGTAACAACGGAGTGCCGTCTGATGCCATTGTACTTTTTGACGGAACCAACCTAGATGCCTGGGAATCGGCTAAGGACGGCTCCGCAGCACAATGGATCATCAATGGAGATGGCAGTATGACCGTAAAAGATAAGACCGGAGATATTCAGACCAAACAGTCTTTTGGCAGTGTACAATTGCACATAGAATGGCGTTCTAATCCAGATAATAAGGCAGACGGGCAAGCCCGCTCTAACAGTGGAGTGTTCTTGCAAAACCGCTACGAGGTCCAGGTGTTAGACAACAACGATAACCCGACCTACGTAAATGGGCAAGCAGGATCTATTTACAAGCAATCTCCTCCGTTGGTAAAAGCTGCTGTGCCTACCGGAGAATGGAATACCTACGACATAATCTATCACGCACCAGAATTTGACGAAGCAGGTAATAAAACCAAATCTGCGACTATTACCGTGCTGCATAACGGAGTGTTGATCCAAGATCATTTTGAGATCCTTGGGACTAGCGAATACATTGGCTGGCCTAAGAACGAAGCACACGGAAAGGCACCGATAAAGCTGCAAGATCACCAAGATATGAGTGGCGTTAGTTACCGCAACATTTGGGTGCGGGAGCTGGATTAG
- a CDS encoding sugar phosphate isomerase/epimerase produces MKTIKGPAVFLAQFMDDKAPFNSLDGLCGWARDLGYKGIQIPTWETRLIDLKLAGESKTYCDELKGKIADYGLEITELSTHLQGQLVAVHPAYDLMFDNFAPDDCKNNPAKRTEWARQQLLSAARASKHLGLKAHATFSGALMWHMWHPWPQLPTGLVEMGFKELAARWLPLLDEFKDNGVAVCYEIHPGEDLHDGVTFERFLEATGKHEAVNILYDPSHFVLQQLDYLTYIDHYHEFIKAFHVKDSEFKPTGKKGAYGGYGDWKDRAGRYRSLGDGQIDYKTVFSKLTEYGCDVWAVMEWECVIKSPEQGAREGAKFIADHIIEATTKRFDDFAGAAIDEEKLKKILGL; encoded by the coding sequence ATGAAGACAATAAAAGGACCTGCGGTTTTTCTCGCACAGTTCATGGACGATAAAGCCCCTTTCAATTCCTTAGATGGACTCTGCGGATGGGCACGAGATCTCGGATACAAGGGGATACAGATCCCAACTTGGGAAACGCGCTTGATAGACCTTAAGTTAGCAGGAGAAAGTAAAACCTACTGCGATGAACTTAAAGGCAAGATAGCAGACTACGGTCTGGAGATCACCGAACTTTCAACCCACTTGCAAGGGCAATTGGTTGCTGTACATCCGGCTTACGATTTAATGTTCGACAATTTTGCTCCGGACGACTGCAAGAACAATCCTGCCAAGCGTACCGAATGGGCGCGCCAACAGTTGCTTTCTGCAGCCAGAGCGAGTAAGCATTTAGGATTAAAGGCGCATGCTACTTTTAGTGGCGCTTTGATGTGGCATATGTGGCATCCGTGGCCGCAGCTTCCCACCGGATTAGTAGAGATGGGCTTTAAAGAATTAGCCGCTCGCTGGCTACCACTTTTAGATGAATTCAAAGACAACGGAGTTGCCGTTTGTTATGAGATTCATCCGGGAGAGGACCTGCACGACGGGGTGACCTTTGAGCGTTTCCTGGAAGCGACTGGCAAGCATGAGGCGGTGAATATTTTGTACGATCCTTCGCATTTTGTTTTACAGCAGCTCGATTACCTTACCTACATAGACCACTACCACGAGTTTATCAAGGCCTTCCACGTTAAGGATTCTGAATTCAAGCCTACAGGTAAAAAAGGAGCCTACGGCGGATACGGCGATTGGAAAGACCGTGCAGGACGATATCGTTCTTTGGGTGATGGGCAGATCGACTACAAAACTGTCTTTAGCAAACTAACCGAATACGGCTGCGATGTTTGGGCAGTGATGGAATGGGAGTGTGTAATAAAAAGCCCAGAACAAGGAGCGCGCGAAGGCGCTAAGTTCATTGCCGATCACATCATCGAGGCTACCACAAAACGCTTTGACGATTTTGCTGGAGCAGCCATCGACGAAGAAAAACTAAAGAAGATTTTAGGACTATAA
- a CDS encoding Gfo/Idh/MocA family protein translates to MAQKIKWGVLGGGGDSLIGVLHRVAASMFDAYALTGAVFNPELQKSIDFANELGMPTDRIYADLDAFIAGELAIPEADRIQVVSVLTPNFLHFPMAKQLLENGFHVICEKPMTMSYAEALELQAVQAASGKQFALTHTYTGYPMIRQMKQMIAQGVIGKIQKVDVQYYQGWINPIIHDPKLRKTTWRLDPDKSGISCCMGDIGVHAYQMLEFVSGLKVKSILADLNHLYEDNQMDIDGTVLLRLGKNVKGVLRASQIATAEENNFTVAIYGDKGSLKWGQENPNYVYWLEDGQPMRTLKPGHDYNDPLSLSGTKLPPGHPEGIFDAMGNIYKGMAKAVRGEDYNPAEFPGMEDGVRGMYFIEQAVASHKQGNVWIDLNA, encoded by the coding sequence ATGGCTCAAAAAATAAAGTGGGGCGTACTTGGTGGTGGAGGTGATTCCCTTATTGGGGTTTTACACCGCGTGGCTGCCAGTATGTTCGATGCATATGCGCTTACCGGAGCGGTTTTTAATCCGGAACTACAAAAGAGTATAGACTTTGCTAATGAACTCGGCATGCCAACAGATCGCATTTATGCAGATCTGGATGCTTTTATTGCTGGGGAGTTGGCTATACCTGAGGCCGATAGGATCCAGGTTGTCTCGGTGCTAACACCTAACTTCTTGCACTTTCCTATGGCCAAGCAACTCTTAGAGAACGGGTTTCATGTGATCTGCGAAAAGCCCATGACCATGAGTTATGCAGAAGCTTTGGAGCTACAAGCCGTACAAGCTGCCAGCGGGAAGCAATTTGCCTTGACACATACCTATACCGGCTACCCGATGATTCGCCAAATGAAGCAGATGATCGCTCAGGGAGTCATTGGTAAGATCCAAAAGGTAGATGTTCAGTATTACCAAGGTTGGATCAACCCGATCATACATGATCCGAAGCTCCGAAAAACCACTTGGCGTTTGGATCCTGATAAATCTGGTATTTCCTGTTGTATGGGCGATATTGGTGTACACGCCTACCAAATGTTAGAATTTGTCTCAGGCTTAAAAGTAAAGTCCATACTTGCGGATCTGAATCATCTATACGAGGATAACCAAATGGATATAGACGGCACTGTACTCTTGCGTCTCGGTAAGAATGTCAAAGGTGTGCTTAGGGCCAGTCAGATAGCAACAGCAGAAGAGAATAACTTTACTGTGGCCATTTATGGTGATAAAGGCTCGCTAAAGTGGGGTCAAGAGAATCCCAATTACGTGTATTGGCTAGAAGACGGTCAACCCATGCGTACCTTAAAACCAGGTCACGATTATAACGATCCGCTTTCACTATCAGGAACCAAATTACCTCCAGGGCATCCAGAAGGAATCTTCGATGCCATGGGTAATATTTACAAGGGTATGGCCAAGGCTGTTCGCGGCGAAGATTATAACCCCGCCGAGTTTCCTGGAATGGAAGATGGGGTTCGTGGTATGTACTTTATAGAGCAAGCCGTTGCTTCACATAAGCAAGGGAATGTTTGGATCGATTTAAACGCATAA
- a CDS encoding nucleoside permease, with translation MKKSTYFQLSFMMFLEFFIWGGWFVTMGIYLTNTLGSDGGETAMAYSTQSWGAIIAPFIIGLIADRYFNAERILGVLHLVGAVLMYQLANAESFDAFYPYVLGYMIAYMPTLALVNSVSFNQLSDPSKQFPRIRVWGTVGWIIAGICISRIFLWDSESGIADGLLRNTFLMCAIASAVLGVFSFTLPKTPPSSTERASISTILGLDALKLLKDRNFLIFFIASVLICIPLAFYYQHAGHFLGEVGVDKPAEKMAIGQFSEVFFMLLLPFFFMRYGFKKTILVGMLAWTVRYLLFAYGDPDGMYFMLLIGIALHGICYDFFFVSGQIYTDSKAGEKYKSAAQGLITLATYGVGMLIGFWIAGKTTDAFAISETEHTWNQIWLYPAAFAAVVFVLFALLFKNEKVEYQQ, from the coding sequence ATGAAAAAATCCACCTATTTTCAACTCTCCTTCATGATGTTTCTAGAATTCTTCATTTGGGGAGGTTGGTTCGTGACCATGGGGATCTATTTGACAAACACCCTGGGTTCTGATGGAGGAGAAACGGCTATGGCCTATTCTACTCAAAGCTGGGGGGCGATCATCGCACCTTTTATCATAGGACTTATTGCAGACCGATACTTTAACGCAGAACGCATATTGGGTGTGTTGCACTTGGTTGGTGCTGTGCTGATGTATCAACTGGCCAATGCCGAGAGTTTTGACGCTTTCTATCCTTATGTTTTGGGTTATATGATAGCCTATATGCCAACGCTGGCCTTGGTAAATTCGGTGAGTTTTAATCAGCTCTCGGATCCGTCCAAACAGTTTCCGCGAATTCGTGTATGGGGAACCGTAGGCTGGATCATCGCTGGGATTTGCATCAGCCGAATTTTCTTGTGGGATTCCGAATCAGGGATCGCCGACGGCTTGTTGCGCAACACCTTTTTAATGTGTGCTATTGCCAGTGCTGTTTTGGGTGTGTTCAGTTTCACACTTCCAAAAACACCACCGAGCTCTACAGAACGCGCAAGTATCTCAACTATTTTAGGCTTAGATGCGTTAAAACTTTTAAAGGACAGAAACTTCTTGATCTTTTTTATCGCTTCTGTTTTGATCTGTATTCCGTTGGCCTTTTACTACCAGCACGCCGGGCATTTCTTGGGTGAGGTAGGGGTAGATAAACCGGCAGAGAAGATGGCCATTGGGCAATTCTCAGAAGTGTTCTTTATGCTGCTATTGCCTTTCTTTTTTATGCGCTACGGATTTAAAAAGACCATCCTTGTCGGCATGTTAGCCTGGACGGTTCGCTATTTGCTATTTGCTTATGGAGACCCGGATGGCATGTATTTTATGTTGCTGATAGGAATCGCGCTGCACGGTATCTGTTATGACTTCTTCTTTGTGTCAGGACAGATCTATACAGACAGTAAGGCAGGCGAAAAATACAAGAGTGCCGCACAAGGGCTCATTACCCTAGCTACTTACGGAGTCGGTATGTTGATCGGATTCTGGATAGCCGGTAAGACCACCGATGCATTTGCCATTTCAGAGACCGAACATACTTGGAATCAGATTTGGTTGTATCCTGCAGCATTTGCCGCAGTAGTATTTGTATTGTTTGCACTCCTGTTTAAAAACGAGAAAGTAGAATACCAACAATAA
- a CDS encoding sugar phosphate isomerase/epimerase produces MKTQLSRQNIALLTFLLIVLTLGSCKSDQEQKTAENQTENSSENVVEKSKDPFFKLSLAQWSIHRMIREEGMDPFDFAAYAKDNGFTGLEYVSQLYNSAMEEYDSKDEAIKAITQRLKEESEAAGMENLIIMIDGEGDLSVNDEAARNLAVENHKRWVDAAAELGCHSIRINLFGSLDDKEWKANSIDGMSKLGAYAKTKGVNVLVENHGWQSSNAPLLMEVINAVGMDNCGTLPDFGNFCVKRKDGAKWGECEEEYPDIYQGVQLMMPAAKAVSAKSYDFDQDGYETTIDYARMLQVVKDAGYTGYIGVEYEGNNLSEQEGIEATRDLLISLGSKMN; encoded by the coding sequence ATGAAAACGCAACTATCGCGGCAAAATATTGCACTTCTCACATTTCTGCTAATAGTCTTAACTCTAGGGAGTTGTAAGTCTGACCAAGAACAAAAAACTGCTGAAAACCAGACCGAAAATAGCTCCGAAAACGTTGTCGAAAAATCTAAGGATCCTTTCTTTAAATTATCCTTGGCGCAATGGTCCATTCACAGAATGATCCGAGAAGAAGGCATGGATCCTTTTGACTTTGCGGCCTATGCCAAAGACAACGGTTTTACCGGGTTGGAATATGTGAGTCAATTGTACAATTCGGCTATGGAAGAATACGACAGTAAGGACGAAGCAATAAAGGCTATAACGCAACGACTCAAAGAAGAAAGCGAAGCGGCCGGAATGGAGAATTTGATCATCATGATAGATGGCGAAGGCGATCTGTCGGTCAATGACGAAGCTGCCCGTAACTTAGCGGTAGAAAACCACAAGCGTTGGGTCGATGCAGCGGCAGAGTTGGGTTGTCATTCTATTAGAATCAATCTCTTCGGATCTTTGGATGATAAGGAGTGGAAAGCAAACAGCATAGACGGAATGTCTAAATTAGGTGCTTATGCCAAGACCAAAGGTGTGAACGTTCTGGTTGAGAACCATGGCTGGCAGTCTTCTAATGCACCTCTTTTAATGGAAGTGATCAATGCTGTTGGAATGGACAATTGCGGAACCCTGCCGGATTTTGGAAACTTCTGTGTCAAGAGAAAAGACGGAGCCAAGTGGGGCGAGTGTGAAGAAGAATACCCAGATATTTACCAAGGGGTTCAACTCATGATGCCTGCTGCCAAGGCAGTGAGTGCCAAATCTTATGACTTTGACCAAGACGGCTACGAGACAACCATAGACTACGCCAGAATGCTTCAAGTAGTAAAGGATGCCGGTTATACCGGTTATATCGGCGTGGAATACGAGGGTAATAATCTCTCTGAACAAGAAGGGATAGAGGCCACGCGCGATCTGCTGATCAGCTTGGGTAGCAAAATGAACTAA